In Scleropages formosus chromosome 10, fSclFor1.1, whole genome shotgun sequence, a single genomic region encodes these proteins:
- the LOC108932250 gene encoding extracellular calcium-sensing receptor-like: MLGGIFSFHNNWEKELSYAHPPPPLKCTNLNLRSFHYAQTMIFAVEEINNSTTLLPNITLGYKVYDSCGSVSMAVKAALALANQQHDLTANATCTKPAMVQAIIGETSSSPCIAISSSIGPFYIPVVSHFATCACLSDKSKYPSFLRTIPSDYYQSRALAQLVKHFGWTWVGAIRTDDDYGNNGMATFSEIAQKLGICIEYSVPFFRTYPGEDILRIMETIKRSSSRVIVGFLSYMDMDVLLQELLKHNLTGYQWIGSESWISDTYTATVRGHHLLNGAIGFSIAKAEVGGLQKFMLDVLPLNSSGNTIFKEFWEALFECKFQSQEDAVNRRVCTGQENLSGVENTYTDMSQMQSLNNVYKGVYAVAHALHEIFTCRHGNNEANDTCISKKQPEPWKFLQYLKKVRFKTKEGEEVYFDEKGDPMAKYDLVNWQQQDDGQIHIITVGRYDASFPTEKQLILNNVSLVWAQNAKQVPKSVCSESCPPGTRKAVQKGKPVCCYDCVPCAEGEISNATDSITCTQCHPEYWSSQNKDKCILKKTEYLSYAEIMGILLIAVSLIGTGITSGVAIIFFRYKNTPIVRANNSELSFLLLFSLTLCFLCSLTFIGQPSQWSCMLRHTAFGVTFVLCISCVLGKTIVVLMAFRATLPGSNVMKWFGPPQQRLSVLAFTLIQVLICVLWLTLSPPFPNKNTKNYKDKVILECDVGSAMGFWTVLGYIGLLSLMCFVLAFLARKLPDNFNEAKFITFSMLIFCAVWITFIPAYVSSPGKFTVAVEIFAILASSFGLLFCIFIPKCYIILFKPEKNTKKFLMGKMPTKSM; this comes from the exons ATGCTTGGAGGAATCTTttccttccacaacaactgGGAAAAAGAACTTTCCTACGCACATCCACCACCACCTCTAAAGTGCACCAA TCTAAATTTAAGATCATTCCACTATGCTCAGACTATGATCTTTGCTGTTGAGGAGATCAACAACAGTACAACTCTGCTCCCAAACATCACCCTGGGCTACAAAGTGTACGACTCTTGTGGTTCTGTATCCATGGCTGTGAAGGCTGCCCTGGCACTAGCCAACCAGCAGCATGACCTTACTGCCAACGCAACCTGTACCAAACCAGCTATGGTGCAGGCAATCATAGGAGAGACCTCCTCATCGCCTTGTATTGCCATTTCGTCATCTATCGGACCATTCTACATACCTGTG GTAAGTCACTTTGCCACCTGTGCATGCCTCAGTGACAAAAGCAAATACCCATCATTTCTTAGAACCATTCCCAGTGACTACTACCAGAGCAGAGCACTGGCCCAATTGGTGAAACACTTTGGCTGGACATGGGTAGGAGCCATAAGAACTGATGATGACTATGGAAACAACGGAATGGCAACTTTTTCAGAGATCGCTCAAAAGCTGGGAATATGCATTGAGTATTCAGTCCCCTTTTTCAGAACCTACCCCGGAGAAGACATATTAAGAATCATGGAAACGATCAAAAGGTCAAGCTCCCGGGTTATTGTGGGTTTTCTATCTTATATGGACATGGATGTGCTGCTGCAGGAATTATTAAAGCACAACCTCACAGGATACCAATGGATTGGCAGTGAGAGCTGGATTTCtgacacttacactgctacagtGAGGGGCCACCACTTGCTCAATGGAGCTATTGGATTTTCCATTGCAAAAGCAGAGGTAGGAGGCCTACAGAAATTTATGTTGGATGTTCTGCCACTAAATTCATCTGGTAATACCATTTTCAAAGAGTTCTGGGAAGCCTTGTTTGAATGCAAATTTCAAAGCCAAGAAGATGCAGTCAATCGAAGAGTGTGCACAGGCCAAGAGAATCTGAGTGGGGTAGAAAACACATACACTGACATGTCTCAGATGCAGAGTTTAAACAATGTCTACAAGGGAGTGTATGCTGTTGCTCACGCACTCCATGAGATATTCACCTGCAGACATGGCAACAATGAAGCTAATGATACCTGTATCAGCAAGAAGCAGCCAGAACCATGGAag TTTCTGCAGTACTTAAAAAAAGTACGTTTCAAAACAAAAGAAGGCGAGGAAGTTTACTTTGATGAGAAAGGCGATCCAATGGCAAAGTATGATCTGGTAAACTGGCAGCAGCAAGATGACGGGCAGATTCATATCATCACAGTGGGACGCTATGATGCATCCTTCCCCACAGAGAAACAGTTAATACTGAACAACGTGTCCCTTGTATGGGCACAAAATGCCAAACAG GTGCCCAAGTCAGTGTGCAGTGAAAGCTGTCCCCCAGGAACTCGGAAGGCTGTGCAGAAAGGAAAGCCTGTCTGCTGCTATGACTGTGTGCCCTGCGCTGAGGGGGAGATCAGCAATGCTACAG attcGATCACGTGTACACAGTGTCATCCGGAATACTGGTCAAGCCAGAACAAGGACAAATGCATTCTCAAGAAAACTGAATATCTGTCCTATGCAGAAATTATGGGAATATTGCTCATAGCAGTCTCCCTAATTGGAACAGGTATAACAAGTGGAGTGGCAATAATTTTCTTCAGATACAAAAACACTCCCATTGTGAGGGCCaacaactcagagctgagcttcctgctgctcttctcgctcaccctgtgtttcctttgctctctcactttcatcggccagccctctcagtggtcctgcatgctgcgtCACACAGCGTTCGGGGTcacctttgtcctctgcatctcttgtgTTCTGGGCAAAACGATAGTGGTGTTGATGGCCTTCAGGGCTACACTTCCAGGCAGCAATGTCATGAAATGGTTTGGACCTCCACAGCAGAGACTCAGTGTTCTTGCATTCACTCTCATACAGgtcctcatttgtgtgctctggttaacattatcccctcctttccccaacaaGAATACGAAGAACTACAAAGACAAGGTCATTCTTGAGTGTGACGTGGGCTCAGCCATGGGCTTCTGGACTGTGTTGGGCTACATTggcctcctctctctcatgtgctttgtactggctttcctggccaggaagctgcccgacaacttcaacgaagccaaattcatcacattcagcatgctcATATTCTGTGCGGTGTGGATCACCTTTATCCCAGCCTATGTCAGCTCACCGGGCAAGTTCACCGTAGCTGTTGAGATCTTTGCCATTTTAGCCTCCAGTTTTGGTTTGCTGTTTTGTATCTTTATtccaaaatgttacattattttatttaaaccagagaagaacacaaagaaattcTTGATGGGAAAAATGCCTACAAAatctatgtaa